In a genomic window of Sulfurimonas denitrificans DSM 1251:
- the recJ gene encoding single-stranded-DNA-specific exonuclease RecJ, translating into MSLFLKKLRFDDIPTLSKSSIFELLSQRFQSQEKKLSHIPDPSLLHDAPKAAKKIADAIRENKKITLVGDYDVDGVSATAIMVDFFRQIPYPLEAVIPNRFSDGYGVSPHLLERIDTDLIITVDNGITALEAAEICAQRGIELIITDHHTPLTTLPHAYAIINPKLSACSYPFQEICGAQVAWLLLALLKKELNLNIDMRSFLDILCIAIIADIMPLTDINRPLVKDGLKVLMSSNRASCVIIRDFLNKKNISSEDIAFQIAPRINSAGRLEDASIALEFLTAQTLNKAYMQFEILNSLNESRRELEAEATKEALSIANGNDKVIVVAKEEWHEGVVGIVAARVAEHYTRPTIVLTLENGVAKGSARSVGNVNIHKLIEENSHFLRKFGGHKMAAGLTLNEKDIDAFRVAINESASKLSLDDFLSLDEVIGVVPSNQIDLELLALLESFEPYGEANKRPLFLIRDASILEVKTFGKDSSHSKVKIMQSNEESSILELIQFKKILNLSTADKLTCSYRVVKNEFNSKISAQLIIDKIY; encoded by the coding sequence ATGTCTCTTTTTCTAAAGAAACTTCGTTTTGATGATATTCCTACTCTTAGCAAAAGCTCTATCTTTGAACTTCTTAGCCAAAGATTTCAGAGCCAAGAGAAGAAGCTATCTCACATCCCAGACCCATCTCTTTTACATGACGCACCAAAGGCTGCAAAAAAAATAGCAGACGCCATAAGAGAGAATAAAAAAATCACTCTTGTTGGAGATTATGATGTAGATGGTGTGAGTGCCACTGCTATTATGGTTGATTTTTTTAGACAAATTCCTTATCCGCTTGAAGCTGTTATACCAAATCGTTTCAGTGATGGATATGGCGTTAGTCCTCATCTTTTAGAGCGCATAGATACGGACCTTATCATCACGGTAGATAATGGTATAACGGCCCTAGAAGCAGCGGAGATTTGTGCGCAAAGGGGCATAGAACTAATTATTACAGACCATCATACACCGCTTACCACTCTGCCTCACGCCTATGCAATCATAAACCCAAAACTCTCTGCATGTAGCTACCCATTTCAGGAGATATGCGGCGCACAAGTTGCATGGCTGCTTTTAGCTCTTCTGAAAAAAGAGTTGAATCTGAATATAGACATGAGAAGTTTTTTGGACATACTCTGCATCGCTATCATCGCAGACATAATGCCTCTAACTGACATAAACAGACCTCTTGTAAAAGATGGGCTAAAGGTTTTAATGAGCTCAAATAGAGCCTCTTGTGTTATTATAAGAGATTTTTTAAATAAAAAAAATATCTCCTCTGAAGATATAGCTTTTCAAATAGCTCCTAGAATAAACTCAGCAGGAAGATTAGAAGATGCTTCAATAGCCCTAGAGTTTCTCACAGCGCAAACCCTAAACAAAGCTTACATGCAGTTTGAGATTTTAAACTCTCTTAATGAATCAAGGCGTGAACTTGAAGCAGAGGCAACAAAAGAGGCTCTAAGTATTGCAAATGGCAATGATAAAGTTATTGTTGTCGCAAAAGAGGAGTGGCACGAGGGAGTTGTTGGAATTGTAGCGGCTAGAGTTGCTGAGCATTATACAAGACCAACGATTGTTTTAACTCTTGAAAATGGAGTGGCAAAAGGGAGTGCTAGAAGTGTAGGAAATGTAAATATCCACAAACTAATAGAAGAAAATTCTCATTTTTTAAGAAAGTTTGGCGGACACAAGATGGCGGCAGGTTTGACTCTTAATGAAAAAGATATAGATGCCTTTAGAGTTGCCATAAATGAGAGTGCTTCAAAGCTTAGCCTTGATGATTTTTTATCACTTGATGAGGTTATAGGAGTAGTCCCAAGCAATCAAATAGACCTAGAATTACTAGCACTCCTTGAGAGTTTTGAACCTTATGGCGAAGCAAATAAACGTCCGCTTTTCTTGATAAGAGACGCTTCAATCCTAGAAGTTAAAACTTTTGGAAAAGATAGCTCCCATTCTAAAGTCAAAATTATGCAAAGTAATGAAGAATCTTCTATATTGGAACTGATACAATTTAAAAAAATCTTAAACTTATCAACTGCAGATAAGCTTACATGTAGTTATAGAGTTGTTAAAAATGAATTTAATTCTAAAATATCTGCACAACTGATCATAGATAAAATCTATTAA
- a CDS encoding WD40 repeat domain-containing protein — translation MLKIYECLSAESEIVALKALDNSLVAYCTKNHGVKIFDINRCDLKKSITNAYLNSTAGAYAFSPNSRYFSFSVSSLLYIIDTETKSIVQSIQTNDGEIEIISFDPSSTYIIVGTKNGRVLQYKTNQSNILSRLCSFPYKREESDSKTKEFTNFVSAFAFYKNQFACSGYGGTIYIIDINTQTNKEIITHNKSRLNALCFLDENRVVCGSSDGTITIFFLNDINNYKIIRTALGGISQLLIMSNPNYLMVVSSSKIIMVVDTKNYKITHTKYIEFKAQINSVDIVNDSSLIAALANNTIVNVELRGVTKLKTFILHNSLEKAFELIAKEPMLHGLNEHKILEERFEKSYENATKALISQNVVLASQILDVYKNVKQKEQKIKELFDAFKNYLRFKVLFLEKKLPLAYAMCARFEPLKNTPQYQKMEQEFQITFLNAQRYILKNSVKEAKELLSKYNSVLSKKPLINLLLTQNKEFVAFLKAIQTKDFSTINQLVKMNKLFKEIPNYIAMYSEIDKMLEHAEIAIKKGEIEDAEKLLLVLKGVDKFEDRLEELHKKCRYVQILQKAYEESNFLECYEILDMHKYLKTVELGILLEKHWLKLIKKCEEYALEGNIRDIKKSLAELITLHSRRHKIGDLLRVSFHVRVQKLLQRRDFKGSEAIIYSYIDFFGIDSEMKNLMKSFEKISERKLAISEVQMQRPRRDSWRDFDIFMKDS, via the coding sequence ATGCTTAAAATATATGAATGCCTAAGTGCAGAATCTGAAATTGTTGCATTAAAAGCCTTAGATAATTCGCTTGTAGCTTACTGTACAAAAAATCATGGCGTTAAAATATTTGACATTAATAGATGTGATTTAAAAAAAAGCATAACTAATGCTTACCTTAATTCTACTGCTGGTGCTTATGCTTTTAGCCCAAATTCTAGATATTTCTCTTTTTCTGTCTCCTCTTTACTCTATATTATTGACACAGAAACAAAAAGTATAGTTCAATCAATCCAAACAAATGATGGTGAGATAGAAATAATAAGTTTTGATCCATCTTCTACTTATATTATTGTAGGAACTAAAAATGGCAGAGTGCTTCAATACAAAACAAACCAATCAAATATACTCTCAAGACTCTGCTCATTCCCATATAAAAGAGAAGAGAGTGATTCCAAAACAAAAGAGTTTACAAATTTTGTAAGTGCTTTTGCTTTTTATAAAAATCAATTTGCATGTAGTGGCTACGGTGGTACAATCTATATTATTGATATAAACACTCAGACAAATAAAGAGATTATAACTCACAATAAAAGTCGTCTTAATGCTTTATGCTTTTTAGATGAAAATAGGGTTGTTTGTGGAAGTAGCGATGGAACAATTACTATTTTTTTTCTTAATGATATAAATAACTATAAAATTATAAGAACGGCTCTTGGCGGTATATCCCAGTTACTTATTATGTCAAATCCCAATTATCTTATGGTTGTGAGTAGCTCTAAAATTATTATGGTAGTTGATACTAAAAATTATAAAATCACACATACCAAATATATAGAGTTTAAGGCACAGATAAATAGCGTTGATATCGTTAATGACTCTTCATTGATTGCTGCCCTTGCAAACAACACTATTGTAAATGTAGAGCTTCGTGGAGTTACGAAACTAAAAACTTTTATTCTTCACAATTCACTTGAGAAAGCGTTTGAACTCATAGCCAAAGAGCCTATGCTACATGGCTTAAATGAGCATAAAATACTTGAGGAGAGATTTGAGAAGAGCTATGAAAATGCAACAAAAGCACTCATTAGTCAAAATGTTGTTCTAGCTTCACAAATTCTAGATGTTTATAAAAATGTAAAACAGAAAGAACAAAAGATAAAAGAGCTCTTTGATGCTTTTAAAAACTATCTTAGATTTAAAGTGCTATTTTTAGAAAAAAAACTCCCTCTTGCTTATGCTATGTGTGCAAGATTTGAACCACTAAAAAATACACCTCAATATCAAAAAATGGAGCAAGAGTTCCAAATAACTTTCTTAAATGCTCAAAGATATATTTTAAAAAACAGTGTTAAAGAGGCTAAAGAACTACTTAGCAAATACAACTCTGTACTTTCAAAAAAACCTCTTATAAATTTGCTCCTCACACAAAACAAAGAGTTTGTAGCATTTTTAAAGGCGATTCAAACAAAAGATTTCAGTACAATAAATCAATTAGTTAAGATGAATAAACTCTTTAAAGAGATTCCAAACTATATAGCAATGTACTCTGAAATAGATAAGATGCTAGAGCATGCCGAAATTGCTATAAAAAAGGGTGAGATTGAAGATGCAGAAAAACTTCTTCTTGTGCTTAAGGGAGTAGATAAGTTCGAAGATAGACTTGAAGAACTTCATAAAAAATGCAGATATGTGCAAATATTGCAAAAAGCTTATGAGGAGAGTAATTTTTTAGAGTGTTATGAAATTTTAGATATGCACAAATATCTAAAAACTGTAGAACTTGGAATTCTATTAGAAAAGCACTGGTTAAAACTGATAAAAAAGTGTGAAGAGTATGCTCTGGAGGGGAATATAAGAGATATCAAAAAGAGCCTCGCAGAATTAATAACTCTGCATAGCAGACGCCATAAAATTGGTGATTTACTAAGAGTAAGTTTCCATGTAAGAGTTCAAAAACTTTTGCAAAGAAGAGACTTTAAAGGTTCAGAAGCAATTATTTACTCATATATAGATTTTTTTGGCATAGATAGCGAAATGAAAAATTTAATGAAAAGCTTTGAGAAGATTTCAGAGCGTAAACTTGCAATAAGCGAGGTACAAATGCAAAGACCAAGAAGAGACAGCTGGAGAGATTTTGATATTTTTATGAAAGATTCATAA
- a CDS encoding CTP synthase has product MTKYIFVTGGVLSSLGKGITAASIGTLLKHSGIQVGMLKIDPYINVDPGTMSPLEHGEVFVTKDGAETDLDIGNYERFLDTSYLKSSNFTTGQVYSAVIERERAGGYLGQTIQVIPHIVGEIVKRIKEAGEGHDILIVELGGTVGDIEGLPFMEAIRQMKHDDEVEGTFFVHVTLIPFIKAAGELKSKPTQHSVQELRRIGITPQMIIARSENALPKTFKKKLAMSCDVSSDSVIEALDAASIYDVPISFLRQNILKPISKELSLGELNPNMEKWDSLVKKIVQPQNRIVLGFVGKYLELKEAYKSLTEALIHAGAHLDTRVDIHWVDSEKIEERGAEALLGDCDSVLVAGGFGNRGVEGKIKAIEYARVNKIPYLGICLGMQLTLVEYARNVLGYEGANSIEFDENTPYPMIYLIDNFLDQSGNTQLRTHKSPMGGTLRLGEYPCDTLEGSIIRKAYHGEKTIHERHRHRYEANPTYRKALEDAGMIVTGESNGLIEAVEIKDHPWFLGVQFHPEFTSRLQTPNPSILAFVEATLAISQEE; this is encoded by the coding sequence ATGACTAAATATATTTTTGTAACTGGTGGTGTTTTAAGTTCTCTTGGAAAAGGAATTACAGCAGCAAGTATTGGTACTCTGCTTAAACACTCAGGCATACAAGTAGGTATGTTAAAAATAGATCCATATATAAATGTCGATCCTGGAACTATGAGCCCATTAGAACATGGTGAAGTTTTTGTTACAAAAGATGGTGCGGAGACAGACTTAGACATTGGAAACTATGAGAGATTTTTAGATACTTCATACTTAAAATCAAGCAACTTCACGACAGGTCAGGTCTATTCAGCAGTTATTGAGAGAGAGCGTGCTGGAGGATATTTGGGGCAGACTATTCAAGTTATTCCTCATATCGTTGGCGAGATTGTAAAGCGTATAAAAGAGGCTGGAGAGGGTCATGATATACTTATAGTAGAACTTGGCGGGACTGTTGGAGATATTGAAGGACTTCCTTTTATGGAGGCAATTCGCCAGATGAAACATGATGATGAAGTTGAGGGAACTTTCTTTGTGCATGTAACGCTTATCCCTTTCATTAAAGCAGCTGGAGAGCTAAAGAGTAAGCCTACACAGCACTCTGTTCAAGAGCTTCGCCGTATCGGTATAACTCCGCAAATGATAATTGCAAGAAGCGAAAACGCACTTCCTAAAACATTTAAGAAAAAACTGGCAATGAGTTGTGATGTATCTTCAGATAGCGTAATAGAAGCGCTTGATGCTGCTAGTATCTACGATGTTCCTATCTCTTTTTTAAGACAAAATATATTAAAACCTATCTCAAAAGAACTCTCTCTTGGCGAACTAAATCCAAATATGGAAAAATGGGACTCTTTAGTGAAGAAAATTGTTCAACCACAAAACCGCATCGTTCTTGGTTTTGTAGGAAAATATCTTGAACTAAAAGAGGCTTATAAATCTCTAACTGAAGCTCTTATTCATGCAGGAGCGCATCTTGATACACGTGTTGATATTCACTGGGTTGATAGCGAGAAGATAGAGGAGAGAGGAGCGGAAGCACTTCTGGGCGACTGTGACTCTGTTTTAGTTGCTGGCGGATTTGGAAATCGTGGTGTTGAGGGCAAAATCAAAGCTATAGAGTATGCAAGAGTAAATAAAATTCCATATCTTGGTATCTGCCTTGGAATGCAACTTACACTTGTAGAGTATGCTAGAAATGTGCTTGGTTATGAGGGTGCAAACTCTATTGAGTTTGATGAGAATACTCCATATCCAATGATTTATCTCATAGATAACTTTCTTGATCAAAGTGGAAATACACAACTCCGTACTCACAAATCTCCAATGGGAGGAACGCTTCGTCTTGGGGAGTATCCATGTGATACATTAGAGGGCTCTATCATACGAAAAGCGTACCATGGAGAGAAGACTATACATGAGAGACATCGTCATAGATATGAGGCAAACCCAACTTACCGCAAAGCTCTTGAAGATGCTGGAATGATTGTAACTGGCGAATCAAACGGGCTTATTGAAGCAGTTGAGATAAAAGACCATCCATGGTTTCTAGGTGTTCAGTTTCACCCAGAGTTTACATCAAGACTGCAAACTCCAAATCCTTCAATCCTTGCATTTGTTGAAGCAACATTAGCTATATCTCAAGAAGAGTAG
- a CDS encoding multicopper oxidase domain-containing protein, translated as MCLHCHILEHEDYYMMASFLVEIQNYLKNLFYLF; from the coding sequence ATTTGTTTACATTGTCATATTTTAGAACATGAAGATTACTATATGATGGCAAGTTTTTTAGTAGAGATACAAAATTATTTAAAGAACCTCTTTTACCTTTTCTAA
- a CDS encoding MBL fold metallo-hydrolase has translation MKKVALIASVAMVFSLSLNAWTLGKLGDFKFEKVNDNVYVMHGPVMMPNKENGGFMNNPALIESKNGLIVIDPGGNYNVGKNVLAEVEKVSKKPVIAIFNTHKHGDHWFANKNFQEKYPNVKIYALAYMIEQAKDNAAETWYGILGSLTGNLEGTKPFAFPNSSVDHKETVVVDGQTFIMRHPAAGHTDTDILIEHVNSKTLFLGDNLMKNRFGAFDESSSIFGNIQILENVIAKKDGYKDYKLYVPGHGPSGKLHETLDPFLNYMKIIIAGAQKAYKNGMESYEIKEEVYNNLKDYHKWDDIEGQMGKHLMKAYSEVEMRDF, from the coding sequence ATGAAAAAAGTTGCCCTTATAGCTTCAGTTGCTATGGTATTTTCATTATCGCTAAATGCGTGGACGCTAGGAAAACTAGGTGATTTTAAATTTGAAAAAGTAAATGACAATGTATATGTAATGCATGGTCCCGTTATGATGCCAAATAAAGAAAACGGCGGTTTTATGAATAATCCTGCTCTAATAGAGAGCAAAAACGGGTTAATTGTAATTGACCCAGGCGGAAACTATAATGTTGGCAAAAATGTACTTGCAGAAGTTGAAAAAGTAAGTAAAAAACCTGTTATAGCTATCTTTAACACTCATAAGCATGGCGATCATTGGTTTGCAAATAAAAATTTTCAAGAAAAATATCCTAATGTCAAAATTTATGCTTTAGCTTACATGATAGAACAAGCAAAAGATAATGCTGCGGAGACTTGGTATGGAATATTAGGCTCTTTAACAGGAAACCTAGAGGGAACTAAGCCTTTCGCATTTCCAAATTCAAGCGTAGATCATAAAGAGACTGTAGTTGTTGATGGACAAACATTTATTATGCGTCATCCAGCAGCTGGACATACTGACACTGATATATTGATTGAACATGTAAATTCAAAAACTCTTTTTCTTGGAGATAATCTTATGAAAAATCGTTTCGGTGCATTTGATGAATCTTCAAGCATTTTCGGTAATATTCAAATACTTGAAAATGTTATCGCTAAAAAAGATGGTTATAAAGATTATAAACTCTATGTTCCTGGTCATGGTCCCTCAGGCAAGCTACATGAAACATTAGACCCATTCTTAAACTACATGAAAATCATTATTGCAGGAGCTCAAAAAGCTTATAAAAACGGAATGGAAAGTTACGAGATAAAAGAAGAAGTTTATAATAATTTGAAAGATTATCATAAATGGGATGATATAGAAGGTCAAATGGGCAAACACTTGATGAAAGCTTATTCAGAAGTGGAGATGAGAGATTTCTAA
- a CDS encoding NAD(P)/FAD-dependent oxidoreductase — MKNNKILEEILNEVDKHPEIMSRRDALKYLTVSPLAASLMASATVGASTASASADVKGKIVIIGGGLAGMSTAARLNNSISNADITVIEPDPLSVSYQPGQTLVASGVWKLDDIVYKRDDFVPSGVKLIKGSVTNVDPENNKVTVDGSQDISYDQLIVAAGANLNYAAIQGIEGEITSSGKDNAATKQTITKNGLHSLYFQDGAVATWDGIQELISKAKAHTGSEKIKALFTNPRGAIKCGGAPLKIMYLTHARLVEAGVRDKVELTFNTNNGALFGIPDYNVPIVKQFQTRGFIANYNHNLVSVDTATKTATFNKWRMEKKEFEDEMGEKIMKEVEVSEPVEFKYDFMHVAPPMKSPDVVGKSKLGSGGWIAVNKETLQSSFFPNIWAVGDCAGVPMGKTGGSARKQYKVIVDNVIAAMGSKELTAKYDGYTVCPLITGLGTVMMAEFNWTKKPTPSFPLDPTQERWIMWLLKVYLLKPMTIHGMLSGKA; from the coding sequence ATGAAAAATAATAAGATCTTAGAAGAGATTTTAAACGAAGTTGATAAGCACCCAGAGATTATGTCTCGTCGTGACGCTCTTAAATATTTAACAGTGTCTCCATTAGCTGCCTCTTTAATGGCAAGTGCTACTGTTGGTGCTTCAACTGCATCTGCATCTGCGGATGTTAAGGGTAAAATAGTAATTATTGGTGGTGGTTTAGCTGGTATGAGTACTGCTGCTCGCCTAAACAACTCTATCTCAAACGCAGATATCACTGTGATTGAGCCAGATCCACTATCTGTTTCATACCAACCAGGACAAACTTTAGTTGCATCTGGTGTTTGGAAGCTGGATGATATCGTTTACAAAAGAGATGATTTTGTTCCAAGTGGCGTTAAGCTAATCAAAGGAAGTGTAACTAATGTTGATCCTGAGAACAACAAAGTAACTGTTGATGGAAGCCAAGACATATCTTATGATCAGCTTATCGTTGCTGCTGGTGCTAACCTTAACTATGCTGCTATTCAAGGAATTGAAGGAGAGATTACATCTTCTGGAAAAGATAATGCAGCTACAAAGCAGACTATCACTAAAAATGGTCTACACTCACTATACTTTCAAGATGGTGCAGTAGCTACATGGGATGGTATTCAAGAACTTATTTCAAAAGCAAAAGCTCACACTGGCTCTGAAAAAATAAAAGCACTATTTACTAATCCAAGAGGCGCTATTAAATGTGGTGGTGCTCCGCTTAAAATCATGTATTTAACACATGCTCGTCTTGTTGAAGCTGGCGTTCGTGATAAAGTTGAACTTACTTTCAACACAAATAATGGTGCTCTATTTGGTATTCCAGATTACAATGTTCCAATAGTTAAACAGTTTCAAACAAGAGGCTTTATTGCTAACTATAATCACAATCTAGTATCAGTAGATACAGCTACTAAAACTGCAACGTTTAATAAATGGCGTATGGAGAAAAAAGAGTTTGAAGATGAGATGGGTGAAAAAATCATGAAGGAAGTTGAAGTTAGCGAACCAGTTGAGTTTAAATATGACTTCATGCACGTTGCTCCTCCAATGAAATCTCCAGATGTTGTTGGTAAATCAAAACTCGGCTCTGGTGGCTGGATTGCTGTAAATAAAGAGACTCTTCAATCTTCTTTCTTCCCTAATATTTGGGCAGTTGGTGATTGTGCTGGTGTTCCAATGGGTAAAACAGGTGGTTCTGCTCGTAAGCAATACAAAGTTATCGTAGATAACGTAATAGCAGCAATGGGTTCAAAAGAGTTAACTGCTAAGTATGATGGATACACAGTTTGTCCACTAATTACTGGTCTTGGCACTGTTATGATGGCTGAGTTTAACTGGACTAAAAAACCAACTCCTTCATTCCCTCTTGACCCAACTCAAGAGAGATGGATTATGTGGTTGTTAAAAGTTTATCTTCTTAAACCAATGACTATCCACGGTATGCTCTCAGGTAAAGCGTAA
- the fliI gene encoding flagellar protein export ATPase FliI: MPLSLIKNKISNKKYSVAFGEVVKINATVITARGLSVSISDIVKIISNESAQETIGMVTEIDGLIFFITPFSFVEGFRSGDRVFLDQTGLNIPVSSSLLGRVVDPFMRPIDGKGSINDSKLSPIIKAPIAAMKRGMIDEIFSVGVKSIDGLLTCGKGQKLGIFAGSGVGKSTLMGMIVRGANAPIKVVALIGERGREVPEFIEKNLGGNLENTVIVVATSDDSPLMRKYGAFAAMSVAEFFKDQGLDVLFIMDSVTRFAMAQREIGLALGEPPTSKGYPPSSLTLLPQLMERAGKEEGKGSITAFFTVLIEGDDMGDPIADQSRSILDGHIVLSREMTDFGIYPPVHILNSASRVMNDIITPEHLRAVQKFRRLYTLLKENEVLIRIGAYTKGSDSELDEAMAKKSEMEKFLMQNSSTQSDFDETVETLLKLMNLS; this comes from the coding sequence ATGCCTCTCTCGCTTATAAAAAATAAAATCTCAAATAAAAAATACTCTGTTGCATTTGGAGAAGTAGTTAAGATAAATGCAACAGTTATTACTGCTCGTGGACTTAGTGTGAGCATCAGTGATATAGTAAAAATTATCTCAAATGAGAGCGCCCAAGAGACAATAGGAATGGTTACAGAGATAGATGGATTGATTTTTTTTATAACGCCATTTAGTTTTGTTGAGGGATTTCGCTCAGGGGATAGAGTTTTTTTAGATCAAACAGGATTAAACATACCAGTTAGTTCATCTCTTTTAGGGCGCGTAGTGGACCCTTTTATGCGTCCAATTGATGGCAAAGGAAGTATAAACGACTCAAAACTCTCTCCTATCATAAAAGCCCCAATTGCTGCTATGAAGCGTGGTATGATTGATGAAATTTTTAGTGTTGGAGTAAAGAGTATTGATGGGCTTTTAACATGTGGAAAAGGTCAAAAACTCGGTATTTTCGCTGGAAGTGGAGTCGGAAAATCTACTCTTATGGGAATGATTGTTCGTGGCGCAAACGCTCCTATAAAAGTTGTAGCGCTAATTGGAGAGCGTGGTAGAGAAGTTCCAGAGTTTATAGAGAAGAATCTTGGCGGAAATCTTGAAAATACGGTTATAGTTGTAGCTACATCCGATGACTCTCCGCTTATGAGAAAGTACGGAGCATTTGCAGCTATGAGTGTTGCGGAGTTTTTTAAAGACCAAGGTTTAGATGTACTCTTTATTATGGATTCTGTTACTAGATTTGCTATGGCTCAAAGGGAGATAGGCTTAGCTCTTGGTGAACCCCCAACCTCAAAAGGGTATCCTCCATCATCACTGACACTTCTTCCTCAACTTATGGAACGTGCTGGAAAAGAGGAGGGCAAAGGCTCTATTACAGCATTTTTTACAGTTTTAATAGAGGGAGATGATATGGGAGACCCCATCGCAGATCAGTCACGCTCTATCTTAGATGGACACATAGTTTTATCCCGTGAGATGACAGACTTTGGAATCTATCCTCCAGTGCATATACTAAACTCTGCTTCAAGGGTTATGAACGATATAATCACGCCAGAACATCTAAGGGCAGTACAAAAATTTAGACGCTTATACACGCTTTTAAAAGAGAATGAAGTTCTCATAAGAATTGGTGCTTATACAAAAGGGAGCGATTCAGAACTTGATGAGGCTATGGCTAAAAAAAGTGAGATGGAGAAGTTCTTGATGCAAAACTCCTCAACTCAGAGCGATTTCGATGAAACTGTAGAGACGCTTTTAAAACTTATGAATCTTTCATAA
- the folE gene encoding GTP cyclohydrolase I FolE, with product MSEKQDIQFEDAVKSMMLHVGENPDREGLLKTPQRVKKAYEFIFGGYKEDPEEILNSALFTSSNDEMVLLKDIEFYSTCEHHLLPIIGRVHVAYIPNGKVVGLSKIPRVVNVFARRMQIQEQLTEQIADAIMNTIKPKGVAVVVQARHMCMEMRGVEKINSTTTSSALRGLFKKDEKTRSEFFSLINSPNGSRY from the coding sequence TTGTCAGAAAAACAAGATATACAATTTGAAGATGCAGTAAAGTCTATGATGCTTCATGTCGGGGAAAATCCAGACAGAGAAGGGCTTTTAAAAACTCCTCAAAGGGTTAAGAAAGCTTACGAGTTCATTTTTGGTGGTTATAAAGAGGACCCAGAAGAGATATTAAACTCTGCTCTTTTTACAAGTTCAAATGATGAGATGGTGCTTCTAAAAGACATTGAATTTTACTCTACATGTGAGCATCATCTTCTACCAATCATTGGGCGTGTGCATGTAGCGTATATTCCAAATGGTAAGGTTGTAGGATTATCAAAAATACCTCGTGTTGTAAACGTTTTTGCTCGTCGCATGCAGATTCAAGAGCAACTTACAGAGCAGATTGCTGATGCTATTATGAATACTATTAAGCCAAAAGGTGTAGCAGTTGTGGTTCAGGCAAGACACATGTGCATGGAGATGAGAGGGGTTGAGAAAATCAATTCAACTACTACATCTTCAGCCCTTCGCGGATTATTTAAAAAAGATGAAAAAACAAGAAGTGAATTTTTCTCTTTGATAAACTCGCCTAATGGCTCACGTTATTAA
- a CDS encoding PAS domain-containing protein, with the protein MQNSDLIRLNDICFWNKETDSLHVDDKDIKLSISQKRALKLLIENLGKPVLNADIFYEVHDSLDKEFNEKSVRNLISGLRKLVLELNIVNIYGGYYMLKNENISKDIKFKEQLFDIVEQSVNPIVVTDPNEQDNPIIYVNNSFCELFRYKYEEVIGKNCRFLHSSDKEQKSLENIREAISTQKSVEVKIRDYTKDGNKLYEDITISPVFDKEKEKLVYFLGIYKDLTSIEQFLEKVKEVL; encoded by the coding sequence ATGCAAAATAGCGATTTAATAAGATTGAATGACATCTGTTTTTGGAACAAAGAAACAGACTCTTTACATGTAGATGATAAAGATATAAAATTGTCAATTTCTCAAAAAAGAGCGCTTAAGCTTTTAATAGAAAATTTAGGTAAGCCTGTACTAAATGCTGATATATTTTATGAAGTACACGACTCGCTTGATAAAGAGTTTAATGAAAAGAGTGTGAGAAATCTCATAAGCGGACTTAGAAAACTAGTACTTGAATTAAATATCGTAAATATTTACGGTGGGTATTATATGCTTAAAAACGAAAATATCAGTAAAGATATTAAATTTAAAGAGCAGCTTTTTGATATAGTAGAACAGTCTGTGAATCCTATAGTTGTTACTGACCCAAATGAACAAGATAATCCTATTATATATGTAAATAATTCATTTTGTGAGCTTTTTAGATATAAATATGAAGAGGTAATCGGTAAAAACTGTCGTTTTTTACATAGTAGCGATAAAGAGCAGAAGTCTCTTGAGAATATTAGAGAAGCAATTAGCACACAAAAATCAGTAGAAGTAAAAATTCGTGACTATACAAAAGATGGCAACAAGCTTTATGAAGATATTACTATAAGTCCTGTTTTTGATAAAGAAAAAGAGAAGCTTGTCTATTTTTTAGGTATATATAAAGACCTTACATCAATTGAGCAGTTTTTAGAAAAGGTAAAAGAGGTTCTTTAA